In a genomic window of Xenopus laevis strain J_2021 chromosome 5S, Xenopus_laevis_v10.1, whole genome shotgun sequence:
- the e2f6.S gene encoding transcription factor E2F6 → MFNMSSTTPELFTLLPKATTSDLVEAEEAVKIKTEIQLEAIKIPTKKSLKLPRPRFDVSLFYLTRKFMDIIKAAPDGIVDLNDVASMLGVRKRRVYDITNVLDGINLIQKRSKNQVQWMGTDLNHSGTKIPEEQQLRNDISDLAAMEEALDDLIKDCAHQLFKLTEDRTNKKLAYVTYQDIHSIEEYHEQIVIAVKSPEETKLEVPAPKEDCIEIHIKSTKGPIDVYLCEVEQEITAKKSFERLTKTLKLEPEPILIDDD, encoded by the exons ATGTTTAACATGTCTTCCACGACGCCGGAACTGTTCACCCTGCTGCCCAAAGCCACGACGAGTGACCTGGTAGAAGCCGAGGAGGCGGTAAAG ATAAAGACAGAAATACAACTTGAAGCAATAAAGATACCGACTAAAA AGTCGCTGAAATTGCCGCGGCCTCGCTTCGACGTCTCCTTGTTCTACTTGACTCGGAAGTTCATGGACATAATCAAAGCTGCTCCGGACGGAATTGTGGATCTAAATGACGTCGCTAGTATGTTGGGGGTGCGGAAAAGGAGAGTATATGACATTACCAATGTACTTGATGGGATCAACCTAATTCAGAAGAGGTCGAAAAACCAAGTCCAGTGGAT GGGTACTGACCTGAATCACTCCGGAACAAAGATCCCTGAAGAACAGCAACTGCGCAACGACATTAGTGATCTCGCCGCTATGGAAGAGGCACTGGATGATTTAATCAAGGACTGTGCGCATCAGTTGTTCAAACTAACAGAGGATCGTACCAAcaaaaa GCTGGCGTATGTAACTTATCAGGATATACACAGCATTGAGGAATATCATGAGCAGATAGTGATTGCAGTGAAATCCCCTGAAGAAACAAAACTGGAAGTGCCAGCGCCCAAAGAG GATTGTATAGAAATCCATATCAAAAGCACTAAGGGACCCATCGACGTGTACTTGTGTGAAGTGGAACAGGAGATCACTGCGAAGAAGTCTTTTGAACGCTTGACCAAGACACTCAAGTTGGAACCGGAGCCGATTCTGATTGATGATG ACTGA